The Leclercia sp. S52 genome has a segment encoding these proteins:
- the dpaL gene encoding diaminopropionate ammonia-lyase has product MLRGGSLSLLNEQVGGEVLAFHQKFPAYRVTPLRRLNHLSQRLGLGSLHIKDEAQRFGLNAFKGLGGSYAMGKYLAGLLDRDINTLSFSDLNSAEIKARIKDIVFVTATDGNHGRGVAWAAEQLGLRAVVYMPKGSSPVRAQNIRQHGAECTITDLNYDDTVRLADKMAREQGWVLLQDTAWQGYEQIPTWIMQGYMTLAVEAWEQLRQSGAPLPTHLFLQAGVGSFAGSIMGYFVEKMQPQAPTIVIVEPHKANCLYRSAIINDGQPHSVGGDMATLMAGLACGEPNITSWPMLRDHATCFISADDHLAANGMRLLAAPRPGTDESFISGESGAIGVGVLHALMTQPEYRELAESLRLNTDAHVLLISTEGDTSPDIYEEIVWFGRNG; this is encoded by the coding sequence ATGCTCAGGGGGGGGAGCCTCAGCCTGCTCAATGAGCAGGTCGGCGGCGAGGTGCTGGCTTTCCATCAAAAATTCCCGGCATACCGGGTGACGCCGCTGCGTAGGCTCAACCACTTAAGCCAGCGTCTGGGGCTCGGGTCGCTACATATCAAAGATGAGGCCCAGCGATTTGGCCTCAATGCCTTTAAAGGGCTCGGTGGCTCCTATGCCATGGGAAAATATCTCGCCGGCCTGCTCGATCGCGATATTAATACCCTGAGTTTCAGCGACCTTAATTCAGCGGAAATTAAAGCGCGTATAAAAGATATTGTTTTTGTCACCGCCACCGATGGCAACCATGGTCGCGGCGTTGCCTGGGCGGCAGAGCAACTCGGGCTGCGGGCGGTGGTCTATATGCCGAAAGGTTCCTCGCCGGTGCGGGCGCAAAATATTCGCCAGCACGGGGCCGAGTGCACCATTACTGACCTCAACTACGACGATACCGTGCGGCTGGCCGACAAAATGGCCCGCGAGCAGGGCTGGGTGCTGCTGCAGGATACGGCCTGGCAGGGCTATGAGCAGATCCCCACCTGGATTATGCAGGGCTATATGACCCTTGCCGTCGAGGCCTGGGAGCAGCTGCGGCAAAGCGGTGCGCCGTTACCGACACATCTCTTTCTACAGGCCGGAGTGGGGTCATTCGCGGGCAGCATCATGGGCTATTTTGTCGAGAAGATGCAGCCCCAGGCGCCAACGATCGTCATTGTGGAACCGCATAAAGCCAACTGTCTGTATCGCTCGGCGATCATTAATGACGGGCAACCACACAGCGTGGGCGGCGATATGGCCACCCTGATGGCCGGGCTGGCCTGTGGCGAGCCGAATATTACCAGCTGGCCGATGCTACGCGACCACGCCACCTGTTTTATCTCCGCCGATGATCATCTTGCCGCCAACGGTATGCGCCTTCTTGCCGCGCCGCGCCCCGGTACCGATGAATCCTTTATTTCCGGTGAGTCTGGCGCGATCGGCGTCGGGGTGCTGCATGCCCTCATGACGCAACCGGAATACCGTGAACTCGCCGAATCATTGCGCCTTAATACCGATGCCCACGTCCTGTTAATCAGCACAGAAGGAGACACCTCCCCGGATATCTATGAGGAGATCGTCTGGTTTGGCCGTAACGGTTAA
- a CDS encoding aromatic amino acid transport family protein — MKSENAVTERGCCNPAKWHSEDTVWVLGLFGTAIGAGVLFLPINAGIGGFWPLLIVFLLAFPITYLAHRGLARLIYSSTTPESTITDAIGEHFGALAGKVFTVIYFFAVYTILIMYAVAITNTAQSFITHQLGMAEPPRALVAIVLILGLMFIVRLGQRLIMRVMSALVYPFILSLIFMALFLIPHWNGAILHTLNLSTVGNGYGMILTLWMTFPVLVMSFNHYPIISPMVVRQKQRYGLTLAERKCGQIQRYGILLMTLVVLFFVLSCVLSLSPQQLAEAKVQNLSILSYLANQFDTPVIAWLSPIIAFVAITKSFLGHYIGAYESLRDLIVEAAAARGKKPAIRSVDAAILIFMVLTCWFAAYKNPSILGIIEYISGPTGAVILLLLPMYAIHKLPALAPYRGKASNVFVTLIGLITVSAIFYGMFQ, encoded by the coding sequence ATGAAGAGTGAAAATGCTGTTACAGAAAGAGGATGCTGCAATCCCGCAAAATGGCATAGCGAAGATACCGTCTGGGTACTTGGCCTGTTCGGGACGGCGATTGGGGCCGGAGTGCTGTTTCTGCCAATAAATGCCGGGATTGGCGGCTTCTGGCCGCTGCTGATTGTTTTCCTCCTCGCTTTTCCCATTACGTATCTGGCACACCGCGGGCTGGCGCGATTAATTTACTCATCTACTACCCCGGAAAGCACCATTACCGATGCGATCGGTGAACATTTTGGTGCCCTGGCGGGAAAGGTGTTTACCGTCATCTATTTCTTTGCCGTCTACACCATTCTGATTATGTATGCGGTGGCGATAACCAATACCGCGCAGAGTTTTATCACGCATCAACTGGGGATGGCGGAACCGCCGCGTGCGCTGGTGGCCATCGTGCTGATCCTCGGACTGATGTTTATCGTCCGACTCGGGCAGCGGTTGATCATGCGGGTAATGAGCGCGCTGGTTTACCCCTTTATTCTCTCGCTTATTTTTATGGCGCTGTTTCTGATCCCCCACTGGAACGGGGCGATCCTGCACACCCTGAACCTCAGCACGGTGGGTAACGGATACGGCATGATATTGACGCTGTGGATGACGTTTCCGGTGCTGGTGATGTCCTTTAACCACTATCCGATCATCTCCCCGATGGTGGTGCGCCAGAAGCAGCGCTACGGCCTGACGCTGGCCGAGCGTAAATGCGGCCAGATCCAGCGCTACGGCATCCTGTTGATGACCCTGGTGGTGCTCTTTTTTGTTCTCAGCTGCGTCTTGAGCCTGTCGCCACAGCAGTTGGCGGAGGCAAAGGTACAGAATCTCTCCATTCTCTCGTATCTGGCCAACCAGTTTGATACTCCGGTCATCGCCTGGCTGTCACCGATTATCGCCTTTGTCGCCATTACCAAATCCTTTCTGGGCCACTATATCGGTGCCTATGAATCGCTGCGCGATCTGATCGTTGAAGCCGCAGCCGCGCGGGGGAAAAAACCGGCCATCCGCTCGGTAGACGCGGCGATCCTGATTTTTATGGTTCTGACCTGCTGGTTCGCCGCTTACAAAAATCCCAGCATCCTCGGGATCATTGAGTACATCAGCGGCCCCACGGGGGCGGTGATTCTGCTGCTGTTACCCATGTACGCCATCCATAAATTACCCGCGCTGGCACCGTATCGCGGCAAAGCCAGCAATGTTTTTGTCACCCTGATTGGGCTGATTACCGTATCCGCCATTTTTTACGGCATGTTCCAGTAA
- a CDS encoding M20 aminoacylase family protein → MNQEQLRQQLIAWRHHLHANPESAFEEVKTAQFIADKLQSMGIEVHRGIGKTGLVGVLKCGEGKGVIAIRADIDAIQLTEKGEVPYRSDTPERMHGCGHDGHTCIALGAAQLLLQRQNFNGTVCFVFQPAEEPGYGAKAMMADGVIGRFGIEEIYGLHNMPGMKAGTIATRVGGIMASEDNFIIRITGQGAHAARPHMAKDPLVIAAEIILALQTIVSRNVDPNVPAVISCTELHTDGIRNAIPTHVEIKGDTRSDSPAVQTLLEERMRTLSEAICAMHGAQCEFSYTHEFAPTVNWQQCVDVAVNAAVNVVGAERVEGNVAPMMISEDFGAFLQQVPGCFVFLGNGDASDPQGNTPLHNACYDFNDEILLTGAEYFAEIVRTRLPL, encoded by the coding sequence ATGAATCAGGAACAGCTCAGGCAGCAGCTTATCGCATGGCGTCACCACCTGCATGCCAACCCGGAAAGTGCCTTTGAGGAGGTTAAAACCGCGCAGTTTATTGCCGATAAACTCCAGAGTATGGGGATTGAGGTGCATCGTGGCATTGGCAAAACCGGTCTGGTTGGCGTGCTGAAATGCGGTGAGGGAAAAGGTGTTATCGCGATCCGCGCCGATATCGACGCCATTCAGCTGACGGAAAAGGGTGAGGTGCCTTATCGCTCAGACACTCCTGAACGCATGCACGGCTGCGGCCATGACGGCCATACCTGCATTGCGCTGGGGGCGGCGCAGCTGTTGTTACAGCGCCAGAACTTCAATGGCACCGTCTGCTTTGTTTTCCAGCCAGCCGAGGAACCGGGTTACGGTGCGAAGGCGATGATGGCGGACGGGGTTATCGGGCGCTTTGGGATTGAAGAGATTTATGGCCTGCACAATATGCCGGGGATGAAGGCCGGGACGATCGCCACCCGGGTCGGCGGCATTATGGCCAGCGAAGATAACTTTATTATCCGTATTACCGGCCAGGGGGCGCACGCCGCAAGACCGCATATGGCCAAAGATCCGCTGGTGATTGCGGCGGAAATTATTCTTGCGCTGCAAACCATCGTCTCGCGCAACGTCGATCCGAACGTCCCGGCGGTGATCTCCTGCACGGAGTTACACACTGACGGCATCCGCAATGCCATTCCAACCCATGTTGAAATCAAAGGCGACACCCGCAGCGACTCTCCGGCGGTGCAGACCCTGCTGGAGGAGCGGATGCGGACTCTCAGCGAAGCGATTTGCGCCATGCACGGGGCCCAGTGCGAGTTCAGCTACACTCATGAATTCGCGCCGACCGTAAACTGGCAGCAGTGCGTGGATGTGGCCGTGAACGCGGCGGTAAACGTGGTGGGCGCAGAGCGGGTGGAGGGCAACGTCGCGCCGATGATGATCTCGGAAGATTTCGGTGCTTTCCTGCAGCAGGTGCCCGGCTGCTTTGTCTTTTTAGGTAATGGCGATGCATCGGATCCGCAGGGCAATACGCCGCTGCACAATGCCTGCTATGACTTTAACGATGAGATTTTACTGACCGGGGCGGAGTATTTCGCGGAGATCGTCAGAACCCGTCTGCCGCTGTAG